From Streptomyces sp. NBC_01754, a single genomic window includes:
- a CDS encoding DUF2249 domain-containing protein — protein sequence MAPSDDIHIEATETDPAVRARAAIHRGQRELLAELAAFTGPEPADGYGDSVHAELTGFCTGELRRHLAAADGTLYAAASGAVDTRLLVRALRGGLAALDARIDTVAATGDAAAAVPLARAVEAVLAVHLEVEETVLLPALATLPGADLPALVADMRTLLDGGRLDTPAVVDVREIPHGRRHPRIFARFGRLGPGEAFTLVNNHDPKPLRREFEAAHPGTHTWDYVESGPDIWRVRIGRVTADA from the coding sequence ATGGCACCGTCAGACGACATCCACATTGAGGCCACCGAGACCGACCCCGCTGTCCGTGCCCGGGCAGCGATCCACCGCGGACAACGGGAACTGCTCGCAGAACTCGCCGCATTCACCGGGCCCGAACCGGCCGATGGGTATGGGGACTCCGTACACGCGGAACTGACCGGCTTCTGCACCGGCGAGCTGCGCCGCCACCTGGCCGCCGCCGACGGGACGCTGTACGCCGCCGCCTCCGGAGCCGTTGATACGCGCCTGCTCGTACGGGCCCTGCGCGGTGGCCTCGCCGCGCTCGACGCCCGTATCGACACAGTCGCCGCCACCGGCGACGCCGCGGCCGCCGTGCCGCTGGCGCGGGCGGTCGAGGCTGTGCTGGCGGTCCATCTGGAGGTCGAGGAGACGGTTCTGCTGCCCGCGCTCGCCACGCTGCCCGGCGCGGACCTGCCGGCCCTTGTCGCAGACATGCGCACCCTGCTGGACGGTGGCCGGCTGGACACCCCCGCGGTCGTCGACGTCCGTGAGATCCCGCACGGACGTAGGCACCCGCGGATTTTCGCCCGCTTCGGCCGGCTCGGCCCCGGGGAGGCGTTCACCCTGGTCAACAACCACGACCCCAAGCCGTTGCGGCGCGAGTTCGAGGCCGCCCACCCCGGCACGCACACCTGGGACTACGTCGAGTCCGGTCCCGACATCTGGCGGGTCCGGATCGGAAGGGTGACGGCGGATGCGTGA
- a CDS encoding helix-turn-helix transcriptional regulator translates to MTRDDTTAPQTPRRRAVLDALRASDSPLGVTEVAGQLGVHPNTVRFHLDALVTEGAVECSRQETSGPGRPRTVYAPRPGMDRGGIRGYHLLARMLVSELAASGADAGVKATRTGRAWGKHLIDRAPPFHRPTHGESVARLTAMLTDLGFAPEASRDDEAAPDLIRLHHCPFLELAEEYGRIVCPLHLGLMQGALTELGAPVGATRLDPFAEPDVCVAHLAPAGAAPEEAAPPR, encoded by the coding sequence ATGACCCGTGACGACACGACTGCGCCGCAGACACCGCGGCGCAGGGCCGTCCTCGACGCGCTGCGCGCCTCCGACAGCCCGCTGGGCGTCACCGAGGTGGCCGGACAGCTCGGCGTCCACCCCAACACGGTGCGTTTCCATCTGGACGCCCTCGTGACGGAAGGTGCCGTCGAGTGCAGTCGGCAGGAGACCTCCGGGCCCGGGCGTCCCCGCACGGTCTACGCCCCCCGGCCCGGAATGGACCGCGGTGGGATCCGGGGCTACCACCTGCTCGCCCGGATGCTCGTCAGTGAGCTGGCCGCGTCCGGCGCGGACGCCGGGGTGAAGGCCACCCGGACCGGCCGTGCTTGGGGCAAGCATCTGATTGACCGGGCACCCCCGTTTCACCGGCCGACCCACGGCGAGTCCGTCGCCCGGCTGACCGCGATGCTCACCGACCTCGGTTTCGCTCCCGAAGCATCGAGGGACGACGAGGCGGCGCCCGACCTGATCCGGCTGCACCACTGCCCCTTCCTCGAACTCGCCGAGGAGTACGGGCGGATCGTCTGCCCGCTCCATCTCGGGCTGATGCAAGGTGCGTTGACGGAGCTGGGCGCCCCCGTCGGGGCCACCCGGCTCGATCCTTTCGCCGAACCCGACGTCTGCGTGGCCCACCTGGCCCCGGCCGGCGCCGCACCCGAGGAAGCAGCACCGCCACGATGA
- a CDS encoding PadR family transcriptional regulator: MSERGMQELALLLLTALANAPRHGYAIAQEVKTITDGRVTPRTGALYGALDRLLVEGLIQVEREEVVGGRARRVFALAPAGRERLEAEAERLAATAREVRRRLADGAVAPA, translated from the coding sequence ATGAGTGAACGAGGGATGCAGGAGCTGGCGCTGCTCCTGCTGACGGCGCTGGCGAACGCGCCCCGGCACGGGTACGCCATTGCCCAGGAGGTCAAGACCATCACGGACGGCCGCGTGACGCCGCGTACCGGGGCGCTCTACGGGGCGTTGGACAGGCTGCTGGTGGAGGGTTTGATCCAGGTGGAGCGTGAGGAGGTGGTGGGCGGCCGGGCTCGTCGGGTCTTCGCTCTCGCCCCTGCCGGCCGGGAGCGGCTGGAGGCCGAGGCGGAGCGGCTGGCCGCGACCGCTCGGGAGGTCCGGCGGCGTCTGGCGGACGGCGCGGTGGCGCCGGCGTGA
- a CDS encoding DUF4184 family protein, with product MPFTLSHPAAVLPLMRRPFVPSALVAGAVAPDVPYFLAALGLSETSAQDWYGPLLNATQTHSLDVGLLVNLPSSVGLVIAYRMLRAPVTALLPSGLGLPEPERTTGLPAKARYTMWLLVSALIGIASHAVWDAFTQGDFLVVQVKALHTSALGGLSFARLLQYASTVFGLAAVGRYLWSRRGRLRTEGGTAARLAPLTRWSVVAVLVVAPLLGGAVDAPHDFKAYRYETDVDYSRPTTVDLGDGSSTTTYPSKTVQAPWGTLAEGVLTGAAKRAGASFAVALLLYSAAWQIGAVSRRQVTASGAALPPPPVRDEKRR from the coding sequence TTGCCGTTCACCTTGTCCCACCCCGCCGCGGTGCTGCCGCTGATGCGTCGGCCGTTCGTTCCCTCAGCTCTGGTCGCGGGTGCCGTAGCCCCCGACGTCCCGTACTTCCTGGCCGCCCTCGGCCTGTCCGAGACCAGCGCCCAGGACTGGTACGGGCCACTCCTCAACGCTACGCAGACCCACTCGCTCGATGTGGGCCTTCTGGTGAATCTGCCCTCTTCGGTCGGCCTGGTGATCGCGTACCGGATGCTACGGGCGCCGGTTACCGCGCTGCTCCCGTCCGGCCTCGGCCTTCCGGAACCCGAGCGGACAACCGGCCTGCCGGCCAAGGCCCGGTACACCATGTGGCTGCTGGTCTCCGCTCTGATCGGCATTGCCTCTCACGCCGTGTGGGACGCCTTCACCCAGGGCGACTTCCTGGTCGTCCAGGTGAAGGCGCTGCACACCTCGGCCCTGGGGGGCCTGTCGTTCGCGCGGCTGCTGCAATACGCGAGCACCGTGTTCGGCCTGGCGGCCGTCGGCCGGTACCTGTGGAGCCGTCGCGGCCGGTTGCGCACCGAGGGCGGGACCGCTGCCCGCCTCGCGCCCCTCACGCGGTGGAGCGTGGTGGCTGTGCTGGTCGTGGCCCCCCTGCTCGGCGGCGCTGTTGACGCCCCTCACGACTTCAAGGCCTACCGCTATGAGACGGACGTGGACTACAGCCGCCCGACCACCGTCGACCTGGGCGACGGCTCGAGCACTACGACCTATCCCTCCAAGACGGTCCAGGCCCCGTGGGGCACCCTCGCCGAAGGCGTGCTGACCGGCGCCGCCAAGAGAGCAGGCGCCTCCTTCGCGGTCGCGCTGCTGCTGTACTCCGCCGCCTGGCAGATCGGCGCTGTGTCCCGCCGACAGGTGACGGCCTCCGGCGCCGCCCTCCCGCCCCCACCGGTCCGTGACGAAAAGCGCCGGTAG
- a CDS encoding LysR family transcriptional regulator, translated as MPELSVNALRVVRAVASHGSLSGAARTLGYSQPAVSRQVSAAEKAAGQRLFVRGARGVKTTRAGEIVARFATETLAGLDRLDERLGELTSGPQVRVRVGAFPAANAALLPFALARVLQQQPRLTFALTEASSSQLVHRVVTKRLDVAVVASGPGLPQPALEGLRTTPLPGGELMVGVPRGHSLAAVEGAVPVSELTHASWVVGKGAGDEPQFGAWPTLTDPHIAFRTRTWHSRFGLVAAGLGICVIPGIFAPVVPQNIALVRVDDPNWLGRRILAVTRNDGVETHEIMVRALREPFEDQY; from the coding sequence GTGCCCGAACTCAGCGTCAACGCTCTCCGCGTCGTGCGCGCGGTGGCCTCACACGGCTCCCTGAGCGGCGCGGCGCGCACGCTCGGTTACTCCCAGCCCGCTGTCTCCCGCCAGGTCTCGGCTGCGGAGAAGGCCGCGGGGCAGCGCCTCTTCGTACGCGGCGCGCGTGGTGTCAAGACGACGCGGGCGGGGGAGATCGTCGCCCGGTTCGCCACCGAGACCCTCGCGGGCCTGGACCGGCTGGACGAACGGCTCGGTGAGCTGACCTCTGGACCACAGGTGCGGGTCCGGGTGGGAGCCTTCCCCGCCGCGAACGCCGCTCTGCTCCCCTTCGCGCTGGCCAGAGTGTTGCAGCAGCAGCCCAGGCTGACGTTCGCCCTCACCGAGGCGTCCTCGTCCCAGCTCGTGCACCGGGTCGTCACCAAGCGGCTGGACGTCGCGGTCGTGGCCTCCGGACCCGGCCTGCCGCAGCCGGCCCTGGAGGGGCTGCGGACCACTCCGCTGCCGGGCGGCGAGCTGATGGTGGGCGTGCCGCGCGGGCACTCACTCGCCGCGGTGGAAGGCGCCGTCCCGGTGAGTGAACTCACCCACGCGTCGTGGGTCGTGGGCAAGGGCGCCGGTGACGAACCACAGTTCGGCGCGTGGCCCACCCTGACCGATCCGCACATCGCCTTCCGCACGCGGACCTGGCACAGCCGTTTCGGACTCGTCGCCGCCGGTCTCGGGATCTGCGTCATCCCGGGAATCTTCGCTCCGGTGGTCCCTCAGAACATCGCCCTGGTGCGTGTGGACGACCCGAACTGGCTCGGACGGCGAATTCTCGCGGTCACCCGGAACGACGGGGTGGAAACGCACGAAATCATGGTCCGGGCCCTGCGGGAACCCTTTGAGGACCAGTATTGA
- a CDS encoding ester cyclase translates to MSEFISPDDTRYDERARALVRIGREAIAVADDEKLDAYFADDFVFHGPDGDMTYGQLRSFFAAMRAAFEGFACERRAIISDGGYIGSRTSMSGRFTAPFEASPIGTIAPNGQPMRLELINLFRYHEDGRLAEEWVQYDNVGFLRQLGVDLTEGR, encoded by the coding sequence ATGAGCGAGTTCATCTCCCCCGACGACACCCGGTACGACGAGCGGGCGCGCGCACTGGTGCGGATCGGTCGCGAAGCGATCGCCGTGGCCGACGACGAGAAGCTGGACGCCTATTTCGCGGACGACTTCGTGTTCCACGGCCCCGACGGCGACATGACGTACGGGCAGCTCCGTTCCTTCTTCGCGGCCATGCGTGCCGCGTTCGAGGGATTCGCATGCGAGCGTCGCGCCATCATCAGCGACGGTGGGTACATCGGTTCGCGTACCAGCATGTCGGGGCGTTTCACCGCACCCTTCGAGGCGTCCCCCATCGGCACGATCGCACCGAACGGGCAGCCGATGCGGCTCGAACTGATCAACCTCTTCCGCTACCACGAGGACGGCCGGCTGGCCGAGGAGTGGGTCCAGTACGACAACGTCGGCTTCCTCCGGCAGCTCGGCGTCGACCTCACCGAGGGGCGCTGA
- a CDS encoding NAD(P)H-binding protein, giving the protein MTTQSAHPTSSDILVLGATGKTGRRLVTRLRDTGITSVRAASRSGEVVFDWTLPDTWEPALAGAGAVYLVAPDDPTHVREFVWQAVAAGVRRFVALSGHGIEKAGDGFGQGMAAGEEAVRESGVEWTVLRPNNFFQNFDEDLWLAPLRAGRLGLPIGEMPEPFIDADDVAAVAATVLTEEGHTGRTYELTGPRALTFAEATRTIAEAAGRSIRYEELTPAAYRSELLAEGRPEAAADGLGAMFALHRAGCSAEVTDDVRRVLGREPADLEPWARRIAARGTWAP; this is encoded by the coding sequence ATGACAACGCAGAGCGCGCACCCCACCTCGTCCGACATCCTCGTCCTCGGCGCCACCGGCAAGACCGGCCGCCGGCTCGTCACCCGGCTGCGCGACACAGGCATCACCTCGGTACGGGCCGCCTCCCGCTCCGGCGAGGTCGTCTTCGACTGGACCCTGCCCGACACCTGGGAGCCCGCGCTCGCCGGAGCCGGGGCGGTCTACCTCGTCGCACCCGACGACCCCACCCACGTACGGGAGTTCGTGTGGCAGGCGGTGGCGGCCGGTGTACGCCGCTTCGTGGCGCTCTCCGGTCACGGCATCGAGAAGGCGGGCGACGGCTTCGGCCAGGGCATGGCCGCCGGTGAGGAGGCGGTCCGGGAGTCCGGTGTCGAGTGGACCGTCCTGCGGCCCAACAACTTCTTCCAGAACTTCGACGAGGACCTGTGGCTGGCGCCTCTGCGGGCAGGACGTCTGGGCCTGCCGATCGGGGAGATGCCGGAGCCGTTCATCGACGCCGACGACGTGGCGGCGGTCGCGGCGACGGTGCTCACCGAGGAGGGGCACACGGGCCGCACGTACGAACTGACCGGCCCGCGCGCGCTCACCTTCGCCGAGGCCACCCGGACGATCGCCGAGGCGGCCGGCCGGTCCATCCGCTACGAGGAACTCACCCCGGCCGCCTACCGGTCCGAACTCCTCGCCGAGGGCCGGCCGGAAGCCGCCGCCGACGGGCTCGGCGCCATGTTCGCCCTGCACCGGGCGGGCTGTTCCGCCGAGGTGACCGACGACGTCCGCCGGGTACTGGGACGCGAGCCCGCCGACCTGGAGCCGTGGGCACGCCGCATCGCGGCCCGGGGGACCTGGGCGCCGTAG
- a CDS encoding AraC family transcriptional regulator, whose product MDVFDELLRGVRGKGAVFGRSVLWPPWSLRFTDGAHLTLCVPLRGAGWIVPETGEARHVALGDTAIVRGPAPFCFTDEPPNGTGTERTTGVREVSWGEHAPDHAARDVELDCSTVLLAAAYDVREQVPQRILRALPPVLVVSDEQDCSPMWDYLEAQIGVGRPGHQTVLDRLLDWLLVCTLRDWFDRPEAEPPGWYGALGDDVAGPALRAIHEDPAHPWTTAELASRAGVSRTTLAKRFTELVGNGPVAYLTEWRMTLAADLLTRPELTVAAVARRVGYADAFGFSAAFKRLRGESPSTYRQEAATTDVPDHAVPAG is encoded by the coding sequence ATGGACGTGTTCGACGAGCTGTTGCGGGGCGTGCGGGGCAAGGGCGCGGTGTTCGGCCGTTCGGTGCTGTGGCCGCCGTGGTCGCTGCGGTTCACCGACGGCGCTCATCTGACTCTGTGCGTACCGCTGCGCGGCGCCGGATGGATCGTGCCGGAGACCGGAGAGGCGCGGCACGTGGCGCTCGGCGACACGGCGATCGTCCGGGGTCCCGCACCGTTCTGCTTCACCGACGAGCCGCCGAACGGTACCGGGACGGAGCGGACGACGGGCGTACGGGAGGTGAGCTGGGGCGAGCATGCGCCGGACCACGCGGCCCGGGACGTCGAACTCGACTGCTCCACCGTACTGCTGGCTGCCGCGTACGACGTACGGGAGCAGGTTCCGCAACGGATCCTCCGTGCTCTGCCGCCGGTCCTGGTGGTGTCCGACGAGCAGGACTGCTCGCCGATGTGGGACTACCTGGAGGCGCAGATCGGCGTCGGCCGGCCGGGACACCAGACCGTGCTCGACCGGCTTCTGGACTGGCTGCTGGTGTGCACGCTGCGGGACTGGTTCGACCGTCCGGAGGCCGAACCGCCGGGGTGGTACGGCGCACTCGGCGACGACGTGGCCGGGCCCGCCCTGCGCGCGATCCACGAGGATCCGGCCCACCCGTGGACGACGGCGGAGCTGGCGAGCCGGGCCGGGGTGTCGAGGACGACCCTGGCGAAGCGGTTCACGGAACTGGTCGGGAACGGGCCGGTGGCGTATCTCACCGAGTGGCGGATGACGCTCGCCGCCGATCTGCTGACCCGCCCGGAACTGACGGTGGCCGCGGTGGCCCGGCGGGTCGGCTACGCAGATGCGTTCGGCTTCAGCGCGGCGTTCAAACGGCTTCGGGGCGAGAGCCCGAGCACGTACCGGCAGGAGGCCGCCACCACCGACGTACCGGACCACGCCGTACCGGCGGGCTGA
- a CDS encoding NAD(P)H-binding protein has product MTGGTGKTGRRTVARLRELGVRTRAASRSGDTPFDWADRTTWQAALDEVDAVCIVPLDTSPSPTPAFVEQAVASGVRRLVLLSARGVDVPGYFGSSYEGGGPHTEGEAAVRSSGAAWTILRPGWFAQNFSEGVFLDGVRAGELALPTGGGSAAFVDADDIAAVAAAALTEDGHDGEVYELSGPRALGIAGVLDEIAKVTGTRAAYVPVEESVFRAGLVAEGLPEEEAALWTDAMKPIRTSQEAPVTDGVRRALGRPPRDIADFVRDASAAGAWS; this is encoded by the coding sequence GTGACCGGCGGCACCGGCAAGACCGGCCGCCGGACGGTGGCCCGGCTCCGCGAACTGGGCGTGCGGACCCGAGCGGCCTCACGGTCCGGGGACACCCCCTTCGACTGGGCGGACCGGACGACCTGGCAGGCGGCCCTCGACGAGGTCGACGCCGTCTGCATCGTCCCGCTGGACACCTCACCCTCCCCGACGCCCGCCTTCGTCGAGCAGGCCGTCGCGAGCGGGGTGCGACGGCTGGTGCTGCTCTCGGCCCGGGGCGTGGACGTGCCCGGCTACTTCGGCTCCTCGTACGAGGGCGGCGGCCCGCATACGGAGGGCGAGGCGGCCGTCCGGTCGTCCGGCGCCGCCTGGACGATTCTGCGGCCCGGCTGGTTCGCCCAGAACTTCAGCGAGGGCGTCTTCCTCGACGGCGTACGTGCCGGCGAACTCGCCCTGCCCACCGGCGGCGGGTCCGCCGCGTTCGTCGACGCCGACGACATCGCGGCGGTCGCCGCCGCGGCCCTGACCGAGGACGGCCACGACGGCGAGGTGTACGAACTCTCCGGCCCCCGGGCGCTCGGCATCGCCGGCGTACTCGACGAGATCGCGAAGGTGACCGGCACGCGTGCCGCCTACGTCCCGGTGGAGGAGTCCGTCTTCCGGGCCGGGCTGGTGGCAGAGGGACTGCCCGAGGAGGAGGCCGCGCTCTGGACCGACGCGATGAAGCCGATCCGCACGAGCCAGGAGGCACCGGTCACGGACGGCGTACGCAGAGCACTCGGCCGCCCGCCGCGCGACATCGCCGACTTCGTCCGTGACGCCTCGGCGGCGGGCGCCTGGTCCTGA
- a CDS encoding YbaK/EbsC family protein translates to MSDLPTLTTPPFGLFDSASPALDRPDLTPPPVTEALRGWEHRSAAESVLYVDTDPEKADTAVFSEVYDVPLEVGANCVVVAAKRGQEQVLAGCVVLATTRLDVNKTVRKRLGARKASFASMDTAVAETGMEYGGITPIGLPADWPLLIDEAVAATPYVLIGSGRRRGKLILPGAALAQLPGAEVVSGLALPVASGPVAEGPPVR, encoded by the coding sequence ATGAGCGACTTACCGACCCTCACCACCCCACCCTTCGGGCTCTTCGACTCCGCCTCGCCGGCGCTGGACCGGCCCGATCTGACGCCGCCTCCGGTCACCGAGGCACTGCGCGGCTGGGAGCACCGCTCGGCGGCCGAATCCGTGCTCTACGTGGACACCGATCCGGAGAAGGCCGACACCGCCGTGTTCTCCGAGGTGTACGACGTGCCCCTGGAGGTGGGCGCGAACTGTGTGGTGGTCGCGGCCAAGCGCGGACAGGAACAGGTCCTGGCCGGCTGCGTGGTCCTGGCCACCACCCGGCTGGACGTCAACAAGACGGTGCGCAAGCGCCTCGGTGCACGCAAGGCGTCCTTCGCGTCGATGGACACCGCCGTAGCCGAGACCGGTATGGAATACGGCGGCATCACCCCGATCGGGCTCCCCGCCGACTGGCCGCTACTGATCGACGAGGCGGTCGCGGCCACGCCCTACGTGCTGATCGGCAGCGGACGACGACGCGGAAAGCTGATCCTGCCGGGGGCCGCCCTGGCCCAACTCCCGGGCGCCGAGGTGGTCTCCGGGCTCGCGCTCCCGGTCGCCTCCGGGCCCGTTGCGGAGGGCCCGCCGGTCCGATAG
- a CDS encoding serine/threonine-protein kinase → MQGEDRAGAGGGSDGPWAGSTPQQAGSGAAQQWSAAPSHGASSTPDTPHAVIEGRYELLEPIGSGGMGEVWKAHDRRLRRLVAVKGLLDRNAVAAGSQAAAMQRARREAEAIAKIEHPNVVTVHDQVETDNQVWIVMKLLDAGSLADLLHGQGVLAVPRAADIAHQILQGLRAVHAASVLHRDVKPGNVLVRDDGHVVLVDFGIATFEGATPLTLSGSVIGTPPYQAPELFFSGPTPASDLWALGVTLYEMVEGGLPFGGRESWEVQASIQQSPHPVLRYAGLLTPVIQGLLRTNPDERLDTSTADSMLREVLGAPSDAAPAGAAKQPPEHEPEPVPAREPTPEPPFAPAPPIAPKGLRSGFRKGATRAVSVALAIALLTTAGWLVASRTGSGGKDEDKAGGAAGPGGRGDDAETQTWEEWKKAHPQLKIGVKADQPGLSLKKEKNSEDSPTYAGFDIDMAYKVGRHLGYEDKDVAFVDVTSENRKSHLTSKAVDLVIASYTMQKAAGIEFVGPYYEAGRGFLVRKDSVRHGEIKDSSYLIAKKVEVCTAEGSTYARDLPRLGFTLSKSPAKSYRYCLEQLLSKETDVYAVASDDAVLAGYAQSDTVRMLDPIEGTEKYGVAVRSGTQALKKKVCSAVAAVLEDTSGWNSMFQKNLAPLLKKPTPGVPDLDPKACPES, encoded by the coding sequence ATGCAAGGCGAAGACAGGGCCGGAGCCGGTGGTGGCTCCGATGGACCGTGGGCGGGCAGCACGCCTCAGCAGGCGGGCTCCGGGGCGGCTCAGCAATGGTCCGCGGCACCGTCCCACGGGGCCTCGTCCACGCCTGACACCCCGCATGCGGTGATCGAGGGCCGCTACGAACTGCTGGAACCGATCGGCAGCGGCGGCATGGGCGAGGTGTGGAAGGCCCATGACCGGCGGCTGCGCCGGTTGGTCGCCGTGAAGGGCCTGCTCGACCGGAACGCCGTGGCCGCCGGTTCCCAGGCCGCGGCGATGCAGCGGGCACGCCGGGAGGCGGAGGCCATTGCCAAGATCGAGCACCCGAACGTGGTGACGGTCCACGACCAGGTCGAGACCGACAACCAGGTCTGGATCGTGATGAAGCTGCTCGACGCCGGGTCCTTGGCGGATCTGCTGCACGGGCAGGGGGTGCTCGCCGTGCCGAGGGCGGCGGACATCGCCCACCAGATCCTCCAGGGGTTACGGGCGGTGCACGCGGCGTCGGTCCTCCACCGCGACGTGAAGCCGGGCAATGTGCTGGTCCGGGACGACGGGCACGTGGTCCTGGTGGACTTCGGGATCGCGACGTTCGAGGGAGCCACCCCGCTGACCCTGTCCGGCAGCGTCATCGGCACGCCCCCGTACCAGGCGCCCGAACTCTTCTTCAGCGGCCCCACCCCCGCCTCGGACCTGTGGGCACTGGGGGTCACGCTGTACGAGATGGTCGAGGGCGGCCTTCCCTTCGGCGGCAGGGAGTCCTGGGAGGTCCAGGCGAGCATCCAGCAGTCGCCGCACCCGGTCCTGCGGTACGCGGGTCTCCTCACCCCGGTGATCCAGGGGCTGCTGCGCACGAATCCCGACGAGCGCCTGGACACGTCCACGGCGGACAGCATGCTGCGCGAGGTGCTGGGGGCTCCGTCGGACGCCGCACCCGCCGGGGCCGCGAAGCAGCCGCCGGAGCACGAACCGGAGCCCGTTCCCGCACGCGAGCCCACACCGGAGCCCCCGTTCGCCCCGGCTCCCCCGATCGCCCCGAAGGGCCTGCGGTCCGGCTTCCGGAAGGGCGCGACGAGGGCGGTGTCGGTGGCTCTCGCCATCGCGTTGCTGACCACCGCCGGCTGGCTGGTGGCGAGCAGAACCGGCTCGGGCGGGAAGGACGAGGACAAGGCCGGCGGGGCCGCCGGCCCGGGCGGCCGGGGTGACGACGCCGAGACTCAGACGTGGGAGGAGTGGAAGAAGGCCCATCCCCAGTTGAAGATCGGTGTCAAGGCCGACCAGCCAGGGCTGAGCCTGAAGAAGGAGAAGAACAGCGAAGACAGTCCCACTTACGCGGGCTTCGACATCGACATGGCCTACAAGGTCGGCCGGCACCTGGGGTACGAGGACAAGGACGTCGCATTCGTAGACGTCACGTCCGAGAACCGGAAAAGTCACCTGACGAGTAAGGCGGTGGATCTCGTCATCGCCTCGTACACCATGCAGAAGGCCGCCGGCATCGAGTTCGTCGGCCCGTACTACGAGGCGGGCCGGGGGTTCCTGGTGCGCAAGGACTCGGTGAGACACGGGGAGATCAAGGACTCCAGCTATCTGATCGCCAAGAAGGTGGAGGTGTGCACCGCCGAGGGCTCGACCTACGCGAGGGACCTTCCTCGGCTCGGCTTCACCCTGTCGAAGTCGCCGGCGAAGAGCTACCGGTACTGCCTGGAGCAGTTGCTGAGCAAGGAGACGGACGTCTACGCGGTGGCCTCGGACGACGCCGTTCTCGCGGGCTACGCCCAGTCGGACACGGTCAGGATGCTGGACCCCATCGAAGGCACGGAGAAATACGGTGTGGCCGTGCGTTCCGGGACGCAGGCCCTGAAGAAGAAGGTGTGCTCGGCGGTGGCGGCGGTGCTTGAGGACACGTCAGGGTGGAATTCCATGTTCCAGAAGAATCTGGCCCCCCTGCTCAAGAAGCCCACGCCGGGCGTCCCCGACCTGGACCCGAAGGCGTGCCCGGAGAGCTGA
- a CDS encoding LysE family translocator: MPAPSTLWWFITASAVLLLVPGPSVLYVCGRTLDQGSRAGLQSTLGLACGDLVQVLAAVVGLSALVASSETAFQAVKYAGAAYLVHLGVRRLRTPVAVTVPAEEKQTEVPSGRIVLEGLVVNALNPKSTMFFLAFLPAFVDRRSGAVWLQTFVLGLIFVLIGVLTNGGWGLLTNLVRGRAQQSRGFLNVQRYVGGGVFLALAGVVLATGTGD, translated from the coding sequence ATGCCCGCACCGTCCACCCTGTGGTGGTTCATCACCGCCTCAGCGGTCCTGTTACTCGTTCCCGGCCCGTCCGTCCTGTACGTGTGCGGGCGCACCCTCGACCAGGGCTCGCGCGCCGGGCTTCAGTCCACACTCGGTCTGGCCTGCGGGGACCTCGTCCAGGTACTGGCGGCCGTCGTCGGGCTCTCCGCACTGGTGGCCTCCTCCGAGACCGCCTTCCAGGCCGTCAAGTACGCCGGTGCCGCCTACCTCGTCCACCTGGGCGTCCGACGGCTGCGTACTCCCGTGGCGGTCACGGTCCCGGCCGAGGAGAAGCAGACAGAGGTCCCGAGCGGGCGGATCGTCCTCGAAGGACTGGTGGTCAACGCGCTCAACCCGAAGAGCACCATGTTCTTCCTCGCCTTCTTGCCGGCTTTCGTCGACAGGCGGAGCGGCGCCGTGTGGCTCCAGACCTTCGTACTCGGCCTGATCTTCGTACTCATCGGCGTGCTCACCAACGGCGGCTGGGGGCTGCTGACCAACCTCGTCCGTGGCCGCGCCCAGCAGAGCAGGGGTTTCCTGAACGTCCAGCGTTACGTCGGCGGAGGCGTCTTCCTGGCCCTCGCCGGAGTCGTCCTCGCCACCGGGACCGGCGACTAG